ACCGATTGATGAGAATGAGAATATTTATCTTGTGAAGCAATATCGATTTCCAATAAGAAAAGCATTGATCGAAATACCTGCAGGTAAATTTGATTCACCTGATGAAAACCCTCTAGAATGTGGCAAAAGGGAATTAGAAGAAGAAATTGGTATGCAAGCAAAAGAATGGGTATATTTAGGTTATATATATACTACTCCCGGTTTTTCTACAGAGAAAATTCATTTATATTGTGCAAGAAATCTTATTGATGTGGGGGTAAACCCTGACGATGATGAGTTTGTAGAAGTTTTAAAAGTGTCTATTTCAGAAATGAAAGAAATGATAAAAAATGGACAGATAACAGATTCTAAGAGTATCTGTGCTTTTTATAAGTATATAATATTTTAAATAATTGTTTGGAGGATAAATCAATGAATTCAAATGAAGTTAGAACAAGATTTGCACCTAGTCCAACTGGATACCTTCATGTAGGAGGAGTAAGAACAGCTCTATTTAACTATCTTTTTTCTAAAAAAAACAAAGGAAAGTTTGTTTTAAGAGTTGAAGATACTGATATAGAACGCTCAACCAAAGAGTCAGAAAACCAACTGATATCAAGTCTTAAATGGCTGAAATTAGATTGGGATGAAGGACCAGATATAGGAGGAAATTATGGCCCATATCGTCAAAGTGAAAGATTAGAAATTTATCAGCAAAAAGCTAGAGAATTAATAGATAATGGCAAAGCATATGAGGCATATATATCTTCCGAAGAAATCGAAAAGATCAAGAATCAATTACTGAGTGAAGGGAAACCACCTCATTATTCTTATGAATTAATATCTAAATACAATACTAATGAAAGAATTAAAAAATTCAAAGAGAAAGGTTTAAACCCTGTAATCTTTTTGAAAATGC
The Petrotoga sp. 9PW.55.5.1 DNA segment above includes these coding regions:
- a CDS encoding NUDIX domain-containing protein, which gives rise to MDLNEKELSKETIFQGKILNLEKYHVELPNKNTSTREVVNHPGAVAVLPIDENENIYLVKQYRFPIRKALIEIPAGKFDSPDENPLECGKRELEEEIGMQAKEWVYLGYIYTTPGFSTEKIHLYCARNLIDVGVNPDDDEFVEVLKVSISEMKEMIKNGQITDSKSICAFYKYIIF